GGCATCATACGTGATCACGGGGTAAGTAGCGATCTCTTCCAGCGAGATCGCGCGCGACTTGAACAGCGGGTGGTCGGGCGGGGCCACCACCACGTGTTCCCACTGGTAAGCCGGCAAGGTGATCAGGCCGTCCACGGCGGTGATCGACTCGGTGGCGATCGCCAGGTCGGCCTGGTCGTTCTTGACCATGTCGGCGATCTGCTTCGGATTGCCCTGCAGTAGCGACAGGCGCACCTTCGGATACTTCTGCATGAAGCCCTGCACCACCTTCGGCAGCATGTAGCGGGCCTGGGTGTGGGTGGTGGCGATGGTGAAGCTGCCGCTGTCGTGGGCCGCGTATTCCTTGCCGATGCGTTTCAGGCTGTCGATTTCCTGCATGATCAGCTCGACCGATTGCAGCACCAGCCGCCCCGGCTCGGTCAGGCCGCGGATGCGCTTGCCATGTCGGGTGAAGATGTCGACGCCCAGCTCTTCTTCGAGCTCGATGATGGCCTTCGAGACCCCGGGCTGCGACGTGAACAATGCCTTGGCGGCATCGGTCAGATTGTAGTTCTGGCGCACGGCTTCGCGCACGAAGCGTAGTTGGTGGAGATTCATTTGATAATTATTGTTGTGAAAGTGGCATCAATCTGCTTGCGAACGACATTCTAAGATGCTTATTCGAGTTACGTATATAAGCAAATAAATTATCCGTAGTTTGGAATATAAGCTTAGCTCCGTATCATCGGGACATTATTTAATGGGCGAACACCATCCGCCTTCCCTCATACGGACCCAGCACGGACCCAGCACATGTACCGTTACGACCATTACGACCACCTTATCGTGCGCGAGCGCATCGCCCAGTACCGCGACCAGGTCGCCCGCCGCCTGAGCGGCGAGCTGCTCGAAGAAGAATTCGTGCCGCTGCGCCTGCAGAATGGCCTGTACATGCAGCGCCACGCCTATATGCTGCGCGTCGCGGTGCCGTACGGCCTGCTGTCGGCGGACCAGGTGCGCATGTTCGCCCATATCGCCCGCAAGTATGACCGCGGCTACGGCCACTTCACCACGCGCCAGAACATCCAGTACAACTGGATCGAGCTGGAGCAGACGCCGGACATCCTGACCGACCTGGCCTCGGTCGAGATGCATGCGATCCAAACCTCGGGCAACTGCATCCGTAACATTACCACCGACGAATTCGCCGGTGTCGCGGCCGACGAGATCATCGATCCGCGTCCGTTTGCCGAAATCCTGCGCCAATGGAGCACCTTCCACCCAGAATTCCTGGCCTTGCCGCGCAAGTTCAAGGTCGCGATCAATGGCGCGCTGGAAGACCGCGCCGCCATCGCCGTGCACGATATCGGCCTGACCGTGGTGTACAACGAGGCGGGCGAAGTCGGCTTCAAGTTCATGGCCGGCGGCGGCATGGGCCGCACCCCGATCCTGGGCAGCGTGATCCGCGACTTCCTGCCATGGAAGCACCTGCTGACCTACACTGAGGCGGTAATGCGCGTGTATAACACCCACGGCCGCCGCGACAACAAGTACAAGGCCCGCATCAAGATCCTGCTCAAGGCGCTCGGTGTCGAGGAATTCACCCGCCAGGTCGAAGAAGAATGGGCCGACCTGAAGGATGGCCCCGAAACGCTGACGCAGGAAGAATTCGACCGCGTGGCCAAGTGGTTCCAGCCGCACGCCTACCGCGAACTGGCCGACACTGATGTCGCCGCTTCGCAGCCAGATAACCGCGCCTTCGCCAATTGGCTCAACCGCAACGTCAAACCGCACAAGGTGCCGGGCTATGCCGCCGTCGTGCTGTCGCTCAAGAAGACCGGCGTGCCGCCGGGCGACGCCACCGCCGAGCAGATGGATTTCGTGGCCGAACTGGCCGACCGCTTCAGCTTCGGCCAGGTGCGCGTGACCCACGAGCAGAACCTGGTGCTGGCCGACGTCGAGCAAAGTAAATTGTTCGAAGTCTGGCAACTGGCCAAGTCGAAAGGCATGGCGACGCCGAATATCGGCCTCTTGACCGACATCATCGCCTGCCCCGGCGGCGACTACTGCTCGCTGGCGAATGCGAAGTCGCTGCCGATCGCGGCGGCCATCGCCGAGCGTTTCGACGACCTGGATTTCCAGCACGATATCGGCGACATCGAACTGAATATCTCGGGCTGCATCAACGCCTGCGGCCACCACCACGTCGGCAATATTGGCGTGCTGGGCGTCGACAAGGATGGCAGCGAGTGGTACCAGGTGTCGATCGGCGGCGCCCAGGGCAATGACTCCGCCATCGGCAAGATCATCGGACCGTCGTTCTCGGCGGTGCAGATGCCCGAAGTCATCGGCCGCCTGCTCGACGTCTATGTGCGCTGTCGCATCGAAGGTGAGCGCTTTGTCGACACCGTGCAGCGCCTGGGCGTCGCCCCATTCAAGGAACATGTGTACGCCAC
This portion of the Telluria beijingensis genome encodes:
- a CDS encoding CysB family HTH-type transcriptional regulator → MNLHQLRFVREAVRQNYNLTDAAKALFTSQPGVSKAIIELEEELGVDIFTRHGKRIRGLTEPGRLVLQSVELIMQEIDSLKRIGKEYAAHDSGSFTIATTHTQARYMLPKVVQGFMQKYPKVRLSLLQGNPKQIADMVKNDQADLAIATESITAVDGLITLPAYQWEHVVVAPPDHPLFKSRAISLEEIATYPVITYDAAFAGRSKIDHAFGLRNLKPDVLLEAIDADVIKTYVELGMGIGIIAGMAFDAERDRNLRALPVGHLFGMNTSRVAIKQGAYLRSYIYTFIELLTPTLTRKMVESAMRGGENYEL
- a CDS encoding nitrite/sulfite reductase, whose product is MYRYDHYDHLIVRERIAQYRDQVARRLSGELLEEEFVPLRLQNGLYMQRHAYMLRVAVPYGLLSADQVRMFAHIARKYDRGYGHFTTRQNIQYNWIELEQTPDILTDLASVEMHAIQTSGNCIRNITTDEFAGVAADEIIDPRPFAEILRQWSTFHPEFLALPRKFKVAINGALEDRAAIAVHDIGLTVVYNEAGEVGFKFMAGGGMGRTPILGSVIRDFLPWKHLLTYTEAVMRVYNTHGRRDNKYKARIKILLKALGVEEFTRQVEEEWADLKDGPETLTQEEFDRVAKWFQPHAYRELADTDVAASQPDNRAFANWLNRNVKPHKVPGYAAVVLSLKKTGVPPGDATAEQMDFVAELADRFSFGQVRVTHEQNLVLADVEQSKLFEVWQLAKSKGMATPNIGLLTDIIACPGGDYCSLANAKSLPIAAAIAERFDDLDFQHDIGDIELNISGCINACGHHHVGNIGVLGVDKDGSEWYQVSIGGAQGNDSAIGKIIGPSFSAVQMPEVIGRLLDVYVRCRIEGERFVDTVQRLGVAPFKEHVYATPIPAQELVGEDHYA